The genomic interval CCTCTCTGAtgtcctccccgtcccctctatacccacccccacccgactgctgctgctcttgacAATATCGATAATCTCGTCCGGAACCCGTAGGTATTTAATCTGTCATTCCCATCATtagcccccatccccatcctccccccaggGCTCCTACTCACATTATTCCCCTTGACATAAACCTCCGGCAACCTCACAAACTTATCCCCCTCCTATTCAACCCGTCAGCATTTCAttcattcccctccccaccagtGAATTTAGAGCGTAAAACCCACAGGACTAGtctgcaccacctccctcaacgtCAAATTCATCCAAGTATCGCACAGCACCAAATGCCCATTCAGCGTCTCCCCGTTCTTGAGCTCGACCAGCATCGGGTGGCCCTGCGCCGCGTTAAGGAGACCAAGAGGCAACTGCAACGCCCACCCCACAATCAAAATCAGCAATATACCCTTTTTCCCAATCCCCCTCTTGACGTACCATCTTTGCCCGCCTATTCTCtcttcccttttccttctAAAACCCAACCTTTTGCCGCGCGTAGAAATCGTTTTCAATCGAAAAAAAGATGTTCGATTGACCGGCGTGTCGTGTGGCGGCAAGTGATGGGTAATTCGTCGTTTCGttaggtaaggtaggtaaacAAAGTCGCAATGAATAGGTGGTTGGCAGACATCAGACAAACAAGCGCCGCCCAAGAAACATGACCTCAGCGCGTCTCCCTTCCCtaaacctcccccccccagccTTGCGGGGACACTGTAGTGGGGGACCTGAACCGTGCACAGCCGACAATTACCCGACTAAATTTCCCCGCTAGCGCGCGACCGTTGTGGGGACCTAAACTTTGATGAGACGACATGGcacgaaaaaaaaagtcccAGAATGGGAGTCAATAACCATGTGAGGGATGCACTTCCATGAGGGAGACGAAAACAACTGCGAGTCTAGTGACATTGAAGGCACTCTGATACCAAAATCTCAACAGCTGAAGTTTTCTGTGGACTTAGAATcaaaagcaaagcaaaaTCATTTGATGAACCAGCAAAAGAGTAAGtttggacgagctgggaatcgaacccaggACCTTTCGCATACAGGTGAGTATGCTAAGCGAACGCTCTACCAACTGAGCCACACGCCCGTGGTTATTTGATGGAGGTTACACTCAGACGCAGCCCCTATCATTGAGATCATTCCCTTGACAGCGCACATCTCACTCTAGCAAGGGACTTTCAACCACAGTCTGATGTTCAAGATAAACCCATCTGATATCTATGTAACCTGacaaaaaacaacccaaccatTTGGATGATGAATCCGAGATAGActatccccccccctttgcGCAACGCAACAAAAACCAAGAGACCACACCAACCCGAACAGCATCCGTTACAGTAATCCATTCCGTCATGCGTTCCCAAATCCTTTGACACGTTACCCACCACAGCCTGAGAGACCAGCAAAACACGCCCGTTTTAGCTTCTTTCCACATTGTTCATTCTGCCAGCAGGTTCGTCATGGCGTTAAATGGCGCTCTCTCGGCTCTTGCGGTAACTCGCCTGCGGAGCAGCTGGAGTCAGTATACGcacttcttctctctctctactGGAAAGAATAAGCCGAAGCACGACTTGCCTCCTGTTCAACTTGCAGACCGTCAATGACAGGGGCAAGTTCACTGAGAATCTCGTGGGCCTTCTTGTGAAACTCAATCTGAGCAGCAAGGAGCTCGGCCAGGTTGCGCAGGGGTTCGGGGGTATCGACAACCTATTTGTGGGTTAGGACAATCAGCGCTTCGATCCTCGGCCTCTATGGGTGACAAGAATACTCACGTTCTTCATGacaccaacagcctcctcggtCTGTGTGACAAACTCATCCTCAGCCTTCTCAATTTCCTCTTGGGCCTCAGGGCTGAGCTCCTGCTCGTCGTGCTGGCCGCTAGGGGCAGCTCCACCAAGCTTCCAGGTGGTGCCCTTGACACGGGCCTTGACAGCATCCAAAGTCAACCTGGCCTTCTCGACCGCCTTGCGGGCGCGGGTCGCAaaggtgatgttggtgttcaGGGTGGTGTTCCACCCAGCCAAGAAGCGGCTTTGAACCTGGGCGTCCTGGGCGAGGCGGGCCTCTCCAACACGCTCCATGGCGAGCGCATACTTCTCGAGCGCAGTAGCAAGAGGATCCTCACCGGAGGAGGTGTGTTGCTGGTGGAGAGCCTGGGAGCTGGCCAACGAAGCGCGGGCGATAGCATGATGGAAGGTCTTGGGTTGAGGCTTAGCCGAAGGAGGGGCGGTCAGGGCAGCCTGGGCTTCAGCGGGAGAGGTAGCGCTCGACAACAGAGTAACCTTCTCGGAGACGGTGCGACCAAGGTCCTGGAAGGTCTCCTTGATATTAGGGGGGTAGTCGTAGGCCTCGTTGGAGTATTGGGAGCTATCCAATGATGGAGGGGTCAGATGGTGCCACCGAAACAACGAGCTCCGAGCTCAGAGAGCATCCATGTCACAAACTTACGTCACAGCCAGCATCTTCTGGTGGACAGCCTTGAGCGCATCCACGCGCTTCTCAAGGTCGATGTAGTCGGGTGGGAGTTCGGTCTGCAAAGCCAACATGGTCAACCACTTTGTTCCCTTCCCTTATCGCCAAGCAAGCCCAACGCCGCCAGGAAGCTATCAATGCGCACCTTGTCCTCAGCCTGGCCCAGCTGCTCCTTGGTGTACTGGAAGGTGCGCGAGGCAAAGGGGGTGATCTGACCACCCAAAGAGCTGTAGAAATGCCATTGTCAGCGGTTGGCTGTTCGAATTCCATTGTTCTGGCGGCCCGAGCTCGAGGTTTATCAAAAGAATCTAGGGAGTCGAGAGAGGGGTTGTCCGTACGTGAGACTCTTCTGGAAACCCTTGAAAGCGTCCATCTTGTCGGGTTTGGGAGGTGCTGTATTGCAGTGTTCAGGGGACGTGCTTCTCGACGGCGGACTCAACGGGCGGTGACCGTAGCTTTGCGAAAAGGAGGATGCGAGGTTGACGTTGACACCAAAGCTTTGTGTCAAGTGGGCGTTGTTTAGGGGACAAGGCGCCGATCCCTAGCTGCTGACGCCCCGCTAAACATTCCGCGTTGCAGCAGTCAACCCTGAATTTCATTGGCCGCGTCATGCTCCATGCGTCGCAGCCGTGTTTCTTTCAGGCAGCCAAGCATAAGGTCCAAGCATGTGCTTCACTTTTTATCTTTGTGTAACCCCAAGCATCATCATGAGCATAAAACGTCGCCCTATGATCAGTGATggctcaacaacaaacaatcgatatatatgtatataaATGACAACGATTTGTGTATCCTCGGCAGTATGAAGTCCATGATAAATACTTTCCACTTGAAACACCGGCATCGATATACTCGAAATGCAGTTGTCGAAGTATGGTATGGTAGATAAGTTCATATCATTCTCCATATGTAGACGTCACCTTTCAATCCGCCGCCTTCGAATCAGCCCAACTCGGCACAACCCCCCTACAAACATCCTCATAGTCCTCCATGACCTGATCCTTCACCGCGGCCTCCGGCGTCGTCCAAAACATCGCCCAGTTACTCCCAGGCAACTTTCTCACCCCCCTGCTCCTCTCAAAATACCACTTATTCACCGGGTTATccttcctgctcctccagcacaCCCCATTCGGGAAACAATCCCTCACCATGGCATTGAACACAATATCAGCCACACCTCCCGCCCCTTGACTCTTCTTCAGCACGGCAAACTTATCCAGGTAGGGCACTAATCTACCCGAGTTGTACGCTGTCTCCTCGTCAAGCCCGAATGGTCGTTCCCAGGTGAGGATCGCACCGCCTTCGTACTcgccggcgatgatgatACCTGCGAGGGAGTCTTGGACTCGGTTGAGGTAGTGCTCTGCGTCTAGCTTGCGGTCGAAGGAGTcgttgatgaggtggatgagTCGGGGGAGGTCGACGCACGTATCTGTTAGGTTCAGGCGGGGGGTGCCCGGTTTAGGTGGTTGCCAGGACCGTGTGCGGGTGTCGGGGAAGATGGTAACGGGGAGGCCTTTCTTCGCCagggttgtggtgggcaTTCGGGATGACCTTTGGTATCTACCATTTGTCGTTGATTTGATGCGGCCGATGGGTAGAGACGCCGAGTATATCGGCCGGTCGGTGAGAAGGTTGTGAATGATGGGATTCTGCCATCTTCGTGTTTTGACTTCACCTGCCAtagcctcctcggcgtctCTTCTGATATCATATGCTGGATTCGACTGTAGATTTGCGGCTTCGATTGGGCTGGTTATGATCGCGGAAGCTGTCGAGGGCAGGATTGCTAGTATGTTCTTGACTAGCTCTAGGTTTTCGATGTGTGAAGCTTTCGGGTTGCCTGAGATACCAGGTATTGGGCTCCCGTTATCTTGTGGTTCTGCTGCACCCAGGGTCGCCTTGATGCTGTTGAACTGCTCTTCGAGATTGATAAATACCCGCGCGCCATCGCCCAGGTTCCTAGCGGGAATTCCACCAAAGGGGTCGATGATGATCACCCTGTCTACTACCGCGGTCCGGGTTTGATTTTGGCCAGCATTGACTTGAAGTCCAGCAAAGTATTTTGCCAAAGCAAAGATCACTTCATTTGCGTCAGCCGCCGTGTGCTCTAGAGTCTCTTCGACCACTGCCCGAGAGGGGACCACTAGGATATGGCCATGCCTGAGCGGCGCGGTGAATGCCTCTCCAAAGCCAACGGAGAGCTTAGTATGACCAAGAGACGAAGCGCTTGGTGGAGTTGTACTCCGTTTCCAGATGCCTCCATCAACAAGTTCTGCGCCTGGTGTGCCATACTTTTGAATGGCTTTCTGAAGTCGGTCTGTTTGTTGCGTCACCACATCTTTCCAATCCAGAACTGAGCTTTTCTCTGCGCTGCATTCGAGAACGATAACACTTCGAAGACCCAGATCTCGCAGCCGGGTGAGCGTCTTAGCGACGCCACCCAGTAAAGTGTCGTCCCACGTCTGAGGCTCGCGAAGCTTCACAATCGCCACACGTGGTACTTCATCGGCCTCTAGAAATTCCACTGGAACGGAGCCTTGGACGAAAAATGACACATCCTTGGCTTCTGGGATTGCTTTGTCGCTCACAAGGGCGGTAAAAGCTTGTGATTCCTTTGGCACCGCTTTGGCTTTCGATGACCCATAGGTCTGAAGGTATGCCTTTGCATCCCGCTTGGTCGCCGACGACTCCAGTACTGAAATCAAAAACTCCCTGTCTGACTCTCTCTTCTGCTTTGCTTCGGCAGCAGAAGGGTGGCTTCGGCTGGGCTTTGCGCCATTCTCAGCCGAGGAGAAGTGACGTCGCTGAGACACTGATGTCACTGACGTTATGGTGGTGTGATTTGGCCGTTGCTGGTCGCGACAGATTGAGGCCTAAAAGCGCTCAGATTAATACCAAACTTCAGAATATGACTGATCGGAAAATGTAGCGATATATGCGCCAAGATATATCTCACCTGAACTACCGAGGTCGCCTTCTTCCACGCACCGTTGCTTCTCGTGAGCATAGCTGCGACCAGTGGCATCGGGCGGGGCGGTTTGAGTCACAAAAACTGTGATATAAATTATTTCGAAGAACGTACGGGCGGCCAGAAATGGATAATTCAATCCAGCACGCCCTCCTCATACAACCTGCATCCGCTTTGGTGTGGTGAGAATCCCTCGAAAAAGatgaaagaaaaggaaagacGGAAGGGTCCAACCTCGGGACTCCATCTGACCACGCAACGCAGCAAAGCCCCGAACACTAAAACCCCATGTCGGTGAGAATTATCAGATCATCAGATAAGATACCCCgcaaaaaggggaaaaggaTGTTCCTTGGCAGTTCATCAAAGACCCAGAGCATATCTGGTAGCCGTAACCATGTATTCTAATTTGGCTGGTGTTTCATTCCGATGATTGGGTGTACCTAAAAACCAGCAGCTCAAGAGGAATTACCCCGCGGTTTGACCATATCACCAAAACCGTTGCAGTATGACATAATTGACCATTGAGTTTCTTGAAAAGGCTCAATAGAGCTCAGATGAGATGACTTCTCATCAAAATCAACGAGTTGAGCAAGCCTGGGAAGATTGCAACCATGTCAAGCCAGACAGACCTCTCAAACATGCAATCGCACCCACTCGCTGATATCCATGAACCAACAGCCTCTCCCCCATTAGCGAGAATGACATGAGCTTGTCAGATGGAGCATAAAGCCGATTGGACTTCCCGGTCCCAATCGACGGCGGGCCGGTCCTCTATCTGACCGGAAACCGGAAGAGGGGCAGTTTCCCCACTAACTCTAAGTGGTCCTCATAGCGAAGAGTAGAATTAATATATCTTGGAGCACCTTCAACTCTAATGTGATATCTTTGCTTCTAACCGGAATTCCCCACAGGCTCGACAACACATCAAACTCACCTACCAGTACCACATCTATCTCACAATGACCCCAACAGTCTTCTGGATTGGCCTAGGAAACATGGGCCGAGTAAGCCTCTCAATCCCCCCCTTACCTTCATATGTATCCCAACTAACACCCCCAGGGCATGGCCAAAAACCTCGTTCTCAAAGGCCCCCTagacaaccaacccctcctaGTCCACAACCGCACCAAACAACGCTCCCTCGACCTCGcctcccaactcccccctgGCAAAGTCACCATCCTCGActccatctcctccggcGTCCGCCAAGCagacatcatcttcctcatcctctccaaagaCTCGGTTGTCGAATCCGCCATCTCCGAAATCCTAACCCACGACCTCACCGGCAAGCTCATAATCGACTGCTCAACAatccaccccaccaccgcaacccgCATCGCCaactccatcacctcctgcGGCGCCCAGttcctcgccgcccccgTCTTTGGCGCCCCAGCCATGGCCGACGCGGGACAGCTCATCGGCGTTCTTGCCGGCCCTTCCGCCTCAGTTGACCGTGCCCGCCCTTACTTCAAGGACGTGATAGCCAGAGCAGAAATCGACATGTCTGACGAGCCGTACGGGAAAGCCCTTACTCTAAAACTGATCGGGAATACTTTTGTCTTCAACATGGTGGAGCAACTTGCCAAGGGGCATGTTCTTGCTGAAAAGTCTGGTTTGGGGACCAAGTATCTGCATCAGTGGGTGAAACAAATGTTTCCGGGGCCGTATGCGGCGTATTCGACGAGGATGCTGAGCGGGGATTACCATACGAGGGAGGAACCGCTTTTTGCGGTTGATTTGGCTAGGAAGGACGCGGGGCACGCGTTgaagctggcggaggaggcgggggtgaggatgaggaattTGGAGGTGGCGGATGAGCATTTaaaggaggtgaaggagtatgctggggagaagggggataTTGCGGGGATTTTTGGGgctgtgaggagggagggggggttggggtatGAGAATTCGTGATGGGCTATGTGGGAGTTAAGGGCCACGGTAGTATTTCACTGTTGGCAGGACGGTGATGAAGTCTGCGTAGAGTGGAGAGATGCTATATCTTAGAATAGGGGAGTGCCTATGGAGAAAGTTGCTCTAATGCTGTCAAGATGCTCAAAAAGTGTAAAGAATGAACTTGGTTATATCAAGAACTGGTCCCAAATTGTTACTTTGCAAGCGATCACTAAAAGAGACAACAGCCCCTGTGTCATCCCTCCTCAAGAAAAAGACCGTAGAGTGACGTTCAGAcctacaacaacaaactcATTGATTCCACAATAGTCccctcactcactcactctaGAATTCCACCACCCATTCATGATCCCTCAAGGGAAACATCCGTCTCACAATTAAACTTCAACTGCCCGGCAGAAAGATACTGCGCCGGGCAATCAtactcatcctcctccgtcggGCGACGGTGGCCCCAAACCTCATTTTTCAAACCCAACCAAGTTCCAGTCCCGATTCTTATAAATAGCTATTCACCCAAGTGTCAGCACACATCCTCTCACAGCCCGTTACCTCAATAGTACTCACTGAAATGACCAAAATCAACATCATACTCCAACCGCTCGAGATCCTCCGGATTCCCATTATAGCACCCATCCCCATCGcaaacaacaccctcgaTCTTGCTCACGTCCCACTTTTGGAGAATGAGCCGGGTATTCTTGACGTCTTCGCAGCTGTGGGGGGGGAAGCCGGGGAAGAACAGCCAGAGGATCTcaccgccgctgccgaggTCGGTGCATTCGTAGATCCAGATGTCggctttggcggtggtggcgagggtggtgagggtggtgagggtggtgagggtggtgagggtggtgagggtggtgaacttcattttggagggtttggagggaGAAATGCACAACGGTTGTTCGTCTCcggtggttgagggttgaAGCTGATCGATGGCTGGTGAGTAGAGGAGGGACAAACGGCGGAACTTGTACCTCCCTCTTTATACCTGAGACGGGCGTTTGTTTGTGCCTCTCTGAGTTGATCAATAGTGAAATGGCAATATCCCATGTCTACCTAGTCTTAGTCTGTTGGTTCTGAGCCAAGTCAGCCAACGGTAAAATCGTACCACGATAGCCGCTGCGATCGACATGGTGAACTTCTAGTTTCGTGTCACCGCCGTGTGGATGGTGATTTGTTCGAGGAGAAGCTAGAAAGCAACTACCTAGGGGAGACGTACAGCCGATGTTGTCATATTAACTATTTTGAAGACATTTAAAGTTCGAAAAATGATTCTCCATTCGGTGTTAGTAGGATTTTATGTCAAGGTTGATTCCAAGGAACGTGGAGATCTTACGTTTAAGGGCTAATACAACCATGTGAAGCCAAGCAGACGACGAGACGCTCTGATAGTACCATGCTCTCTCTCAATACACCCATGAAATCTTCAAAATCCCCATAAAGTTACCTACATCCAAACATCTCCAGAGCCACGATCCCCCGGAAGAAAAGTTGACCATCAACCACAGCAGAAGACCAACATAGCGCCCCAATGGCGGAGAATTGCTATGTACATCAATATCTATCGTCGATCTTTAGGAGCAAGGTACAGAATGTGAAGTTCCTAAAGAGGCTTGTTTTCTCGATCCACTCTCTATGCTTGTTCTCAGTCGATACGTTGCGATGCCAAGGGCTGTTGGGTTCGATATGGGCAATTCGACGTCATCTCGAGACTATTGAACGAGGACACGCGATATGTTTGACTGGGACTTGAGTAAGAAAAGCATCGACAATGGCCGAAAACAATCGGAGATTTTGGGCATTGGCCATTTGGTTTAAGGCCTTTGAGTTTGACTTGTTCAGCTTGTTGGAAGGTGACAGATAAAAATGACAAACAGCTCAACGGTCATCCACACTTTGTTTGATTGTGGTGATGCGGCTACGAGAACCCGGTGGTTTTGGAGTCGAACATGGAAGCTCTCAGGGGTCGAGAGCAACCGAGGTTGGGGACATGCCCTCGGCCAGCAGGCTTACCGCTCGACCATTTGGCCGGTGCAACTGGTCCTTGTTGCAAGATGTGTGCGGGAAGAAATATATATACTGTCGTTAGGAAGGAGCAAGCTGTTGGCCTGACAGGTTCTCTGACAGCTTCATAACGACGATGTCGTGGCTGGGGCTGGCAAGGCAGGAGTCGTCGATCTTACCCTAACCTACCCAAACTGATACTAATGTATTTAGGAAAACCACGTAGGAGTTTGAAATCAAGAGGACATCACAAAATGGAATCATCGACCTGGTGTCTTGCTGAAAGAGAGGAAAATACCAAGTGTATGGCAACAAGATGAAAGATAAATACCGTAATTGCAAACTCAGCGTAATATTTCACGACCGACAGCGGTCTTGGCATTTCCATTACATAAGCAGCACCCTGCACCCAGAACCCCGGTCCAAGCTTGCCTTGTTACATGCTGCGCCTTGAAGCTCCAGCATCATCCAgccaacctccaaccagccgccgcaacaccatcgaacctgtcgtcgtcgtcaggaACATCAACGATTAATACCACCCCCGAAAcgaccatcatcgccattcGATCAACAAAATTTCACTTCCAATTGAAACACCACCCTTACCTACCCTTCCAAATCgcgcagcaccagcacccctcctccccgtcaacgAAACCAAACATTCACCATGGCCAACGGGTACgtcccttcccacccccaacatttacccccaaaccacccgcAACAACAATGTTATTGCGCAAATAgctaaccaccaccccaaacaGATGGAGCATCTTCATCGGCCTAGCCATCATTCTCGCAATGTGCACCGCTGCCTGGGTCTTTGCCCCCAAGGGTGAGAACCAAGTGTAcgtcttccccctcctcaccccccaccctcccaacctccaactaaccttctctcccccacaGCCTCTGgcgctcctccctcatcctcgccttcGTCAGCTGCTACCTCATGTGGGCcatcaccttcctcgcccagctTCACCCCCTCATCGAGCCGAGACGGTCCGACATTCGCAAGGAGTTTGTCCACCATTAGACCACATAACCATAAGCTACAACGAGATGGCACATACAAAACAGATGCAAGCCTCAACACGAGGCTAAAACTATAGGCGGCGAGCAAtaggacgatgatgacgaagaagaagaagggggaggttatTGGCATTGTTGTACGAATACCCACGGCACGGCATTCATAAACAGATTCATTTTTTGGGGCTGGCGTTTatttgttttcttttgctttttgggcGGCGGTTATAGGACGAACCAGGGGGGACGGGAATGAATCAAGCCTTGATAATGGAGGCTTTTGGGAAGAATGACGGCTGGAATTTGTACATTTCGCAAGCGGGCAAGCCCTTCGGAGGCTTAATATCATGAACATGGGGCACACGTCTTTTCCATCAATCCATGTGATAAATACCCAAAAGTCAACGCTTTATTACTTTTACCGAAAAACACTCCCCCTTTATCCCAcagccaacctccccgcccaATCTTTTAGATACCCCAATAgcacccccaactcccctaACCCCCGTCCATCACCCCCCATTATCTGGCCCCCTTCCGTCCCTGCCGTCCAAGAATCCACCCCTTCTAACCCGGCAGcccacagcaccaccctccccatcgccCATCTACTTAGCGCCCCTGCCATGGCCAAGAACGCGGCAACGCCGTAGCTGCAGTCGAGCAATATCTTCAACGCCTCGACATTATtagccaccaccgcccacccTAGCGACCTGGCCGCGGCGGGAACGTCATATTCCCATATGACCATCAGAATAGGGAAGAGCTTCGTAGAAGAAGAGACGAGAAGGGCCGTGGAGACAGAGTTTGGACGGGGATACCGGGGtaggatgccgaggaaggggaggggtgagaagcgggaggaggtgaggaagcgGATGGATaggtggaaggagagggttgtTAGGGTGCAGAGTAATACTGTTAtcggcatcatcagcatgaCTGATTGTTGGGGAATTGATGGGGACACAGACGGAAAAAGACGTATTGAGTAACAATGGGGCGTTCTGCCAGGCCCTCGGTGTCACTGCTCTGCCTTTCGATCCTAGCCCAGGTGAGGTAGACGTCAAATAGCAGTAACAAAACCCCTAACCGGACGATGCTCGGGGCGAAggcgtcttcttcttttttggggTGGTCGGGATCGGAggggtcggaggagggggtgttcATCAGTGTGTTGTGGAGTAAATGTCGGTACACCTGCGGTTTTATGAGGACTAAATCGATGAATAGCACCACAAAGTCGTGCTCGACGTATTTGTCGCAGAACCGCCCGCAGTTCTTGCAGACGGTGAGCCGGATGTTGTGGCCGCCCGAGGCggagggcttgttggtggtggaggaggtgttgcTCGTTCCGCCCTCGCGCCAGAGGGTTTTCACTGGGTGGCGGCATTCGATGCAGATTGGCATGGTTGCGACTGAGAGGTGGTTATCGTGACATTTGAAAGGTTGTGTATAAAGGCAAGGGGTGCGCCGTGATGCACCGGTTTGTCGTCGTGTAGGAATATTGAATGCGATGGGGAACTGATGATGCTTGATGGTGGTTTGAATGATGGACAGTCGTGATGCGCCCCGATAAGGGTTCTTATCAATGACGCAGCTACTCCAGGCATGCGCAGGGAAGCTGGCTGTTGGAAGTGCGACCCCCTGAATGAACCCTGATGGTCAACCTAGACCCACGCACTTGtcagagagaaaagagaatgATCCAAAAATCTATTTTGATCCAATAAATCCAACACGCTGCGCCAATTCTTGCTATATACCCTAAACAAGCATTCAAAAGAAcagaaaacaacaaccagcaaTCCGCAATGAAGGGCTCAACCTACGCAATGCACCACTTGCCAAATTCAAACCCCACTTCCTGAGCTACAGAGATCCTAATCAGCCTTCTTActcactcccctccccctcagtGCAGCTGCCTCTCCAAAACTCCTCCCTGATGGGCCAGCAACAGCCGGACTGCCCAAAGTCCCCCCAAAATTCGGGTCATGCCACCCTctcccgtcatcatcacttccAGTGTTCTCCAATTCTATCAGATCACCCTGTCCGTTACTCCCTCCATGCATCCCGCTCACCCGCCTCGGTCCCAGAATAGGCGTGACGTTCCCCGATTTTGCAAGTTCGACACCTTTCTCGATAGCGCCTCTCAGCCAGGTTTCCACAGCAAGAGCCGCCTTGTCAAGACCTGTCCCTTGTCTGCTCATAGCGGAGGTGTCCTGGCCCTCTCCAAACGGGCTCTCCGCAATGGTAACCGGCGCATTAGCATCGTTGGTGAAGCCAAACCGAGCCCTTTCCATGCCCATGGCCGACATGGAAGGCAAAGAGTCAAAGTTGAATCCGGGAACATTCTTCTTAGCCCAATCGTTGAGAGGGTCTTTTTGTGGCCCAGGGGCTCGCACATTTCTGCCGAGCGAGCCTACACCTCCTGGACGGCGCATCCATGCCGGTCGGGGATCGTTATCGCTGGTGGTAGCTGTCGAGTTTGATCGGGTGGGTAGGTTTCCATGAGAGGATGCAATCGGAGAACGGGTGGACAACAGCGAAGGGCGCCGAGAAGAGGGACTTTTTGGGCTTCCAATATTTGGCTCAGAAACACTGGTGTTGGGGGCATCAACTGAAGCTCGAGGCGTTGACAAAGATGACATGGTGTGAGTGCTTTTCTTCCTGCGAGGAGGAAAGTACCCAAGCGACCTCCGAGAAACTCTGGCAACTTCGactgggtgaggatgggaatCGATTGATACCCACCGTACATGGGTCCATGGCCGGTCGTCGTCGCCTGACTGTGATTGTTGTTCCAGCTGGTTACTATTTCCTGGATTCGAGAAAAAGTCGCCTCCATTGGTTGGCTGTCCCCATGGATCTGTTGTGTCTGGTGTTCGTGCCAACAGGTCAACCTTCGCTACTGGGTCGACTGGTGTT from Podospora pseudoanserina strain CBS 124.78 chromosome 6, whole genome shotgun sequence carries:
- a CDS encoding hypothetical protein (EggNog:ENOG503P9I6), yielding MNPSQRASSSTLLPAASRDSDSSSIRPRNRRQASYKDDPDNSSSRSTSRGATPIPAAHIGSVTGRNDARTEVARNRPNTKGSSGQGAGLLGGTWAPSWASVQNLATTLIAGGESFINGESHRPQTNGNRAKGGQGGGRGDATNTWGPAPPGETRPRSDEIGTGTLAKRDARLKAMRTASILESHEGVNGGLDFGRKFKKKGSDEDLRRTVLNDETEEHLVYIHHVQPTDTYAGVVLKYRCQEDAFRKANGLWSRDGIQVRKYLMMPVDACEVRGKTCETPVDPVAKVDLLARTPDTTDPWGQPTNGGDFFSNPGNSNQLEQQSQSGDDDRPWTHVRWVSIDSHPHPVEVARVSRRSLGYFPPRRKKSTHTMSSLSTPRASVDAPNTSVSEPNIGSPKSPSSRRPSLLSTRSPIASSHGNLPTRSNSTATTSDNDPRPAWMRRPGGVGSLGRNVRAPGPQKDPLNDWAKKNVPGFNFDSLPSMSAMGMERARFGFTNDANAPVTIAESPFGEGQDTSAMSRQGTGLDKAALAVETWLRGAIEKGVELAKSGNVTPILGPRRVSGMHGGSNGQGDLIELENTGSDDDGRGWHDPNFGGTLGSPAVAGPSGRSFGEAAALRGRGVSKKAD